In Salarias fasciatus chromosome 20, fSalaFa1.1, whole genome shotgun sequence, a single window of DNA contains:
- the LOC115407918 gene encoding vesicular inhibitory amino acid transporter-like, translating into MAHLIRHKLTNKLTNAAHTVSNKSQAKVSGVFARLGFQAATDEEGLGFAECDDLDYDYRQGMQMDVLQGDEEGGHMEGEGDLEGDSHYQRDGTGPRPSSLKTGGSLDEEKPKITSWEAGWNVTNAIQGMFVLGLPYAILHGGYLGLFLIIFAAVVCCYTGKILIACLYEENEDGIKVRVRDSYVDIANACCAPRFPTIGGHVVNVAQIIELIMTCILYVVVSGNLMYNSFPGFPVSQKAWSVVATVALLPCAFLKNLKAVSKFSLLCTLAHFVINVLVIAYCLSRAREWAWEKVKFYIDVKKFPISIGIIVFSYTSQIFLPSLEGNMQKPSEFHCMMEWTHIAACVLKGLFALVAYLTWADATKEVITDNLPSTIRAVVNLFLVAKALLSYPLPFFAAVEVLEKSLFQDGGRAIFPDCYGPTGQLKSWGLGLRIALVVFTLLMAVFVPHFALLMGLTGSLTGAGLCFLLPSLFHLKLQWRNLMWHHVFFDVAIFVIGGICAISGFIHSIEGLIEAFRYNIQD; encoded by the exons ATGGCTCACCTCATCAGACACAAGCTCACCAACAAACTGACCAACGCGGCCCACACGGTGTCCAACAAATCCCAGGCCAAGGTCAGCGGGGTGTTCGCCCGGCTGGGCTTCCAGGCCGCCACGGACGAGGAGGGTCTGGGCTTCGCCGAGTGCGACGACTTGGATTATGACTACAGGCAAGGGATGCAGATGGATGTCCTTCAAGGGGACGAGGAAGGGGGCCAcatggagggagagggggacCTGGAGGGGGACAGCCACTACCAGAGGGACGGCACCGGCCCGAGGCCTTCCTCCCTGAAGACCGGGGGCTCGCTGGATGAGGAGAAACCAAAAATCACGTCGTGGGAAGCGGGCTGGAACGTCACCAACGCCATCCAG GGCATGTTCGTCCTCGGCCTGCCGTACGCCATCCTCCACGGCGGATACCTCGGCCTCTTCCTCATTATCTTCGCGGCCGTGGTGTGCTGCTACACCGGGAAAATCCTCATCGCGTGTCTCTACGAGGAGAACGAGGACGGCATCAAGGTCCGCGTGAGGGACTCCTACGTGGACATCGCCAACGCGTGCTGCGCGCCGCGCTTCCCGACGATAGGCGGCCACGTGGTGAACGTGGCCCAGATCATCGAGCTGATCATGACCTGCATCCTGTACGTGGTGGTCAGCGGCAACCTGATGTACAACAGCTTCCCGGGCTTCCCCGTCTCCCAGAAGGCCTGGTCCGTGGTGGCCACGGTGGCGCTCCTGCCGTGCGCCTTCCTCAAGAACCTGAAGGCCGTGTCCAAGTTCAGCTTGCTCTGCACGCTGGCGCACTTCGTCATCAACGTCCTCGTGATCGCCTACTGCCTCTCCAGGGCGCGCGAGTGGGCCTGGGAGAAGGTCAAGTTTTATATCGACGTGAAGAAGTTCCCCATCTCCATCGGCATCATCGTGTTCAGCTACACCTCGCAGATCTTCCTGCCCTCCCTGGAGGGCAACATGCAGAAGCCCAGCGAGTTCCACTGCATGATGGAGTGGACGCACATCGCCGCCTGCGTCCTCAAGGGCCTCTTCGCCCTGGTGGCCTACTTGACGTGGGCGGACGCCACCAAGGAGGTCATCACGGATAACCTGCCCTCCACCATCCGGGCCGTGGTCAACCTCTTCCTCGTGGCCAAGGCGCTCCTGTCCTACCCGCTGCCGTTCTTCGCCGCGGTGGAGGTCCTGGAGAAGTCACTGTTCCAGGACGGTGGCAGGGCCATCTTTCCTGACTGCTACGGCCCCACCGGCCAGCTGAAATCCTGGGGACTCGGCCTCCGTATTGCCCTGGTGGTATTTACCCTGCTCATGGCCGTGTTCGTCCCCCACTTCGCCCTACTGATGGGTCTGACTGGGAGTCTGACCGGCGCCGGCCTGTGCTTCCTGCTGCCCAGCCTCTTCCACCTAAAGCTCCAGTGGAGGAATCTCATGTGGCACCACGTCTTCTTTGACGTCGCCATTTTTGTCATTGGGGGCATATGCGCCATATCTGGCTTCATTCACTCGATCGAAGGCCTCATAGAGGCGTTCAGGTACAATATCCAGGACTGA
- the bpifcl gene encoding bactericidal permeability-increasing protein: protein MLSSAILLLFLLPCACGENPAIQLILTNKGLQYGKHAGAGWVQDKLGSVTLPDLSGDFSLLIGSVHYTLSGISIEKCDFPEPSVEFFQNSTGLKASLSGLSVALTGEWTSSYGIIHDEGTFSMAVFNVDVLSVVELGRDADGRLSLSSLLCEAHVQDVQIQIRGGASWIIQLIVDHNRGRIRGDIESRICPQMEEAIVELERHLQAVNVSFDVGEALSLDLPLSLPPVVSASALSLGLKGEFYSIKTHKEPPFEAQPFTLPPQPGYMLSVGLSEFTLNSAFYGFFSSGLLQLLVDDGMIPPGSPVRLNTTSLGRYIPQLAQMFPDLLMNLQVYAREAPMFSLQPDAGKLSVEGTVKAFAIFPNGTQIPVFTLDSESLFSSKMRVADGRVKGSVTMDNLTLSLVASEVGPFSTDSLEKMVRMGVKMVVLPKINQILASGILLPRTKYGQLVNSVLTMEEGFIAFSSDAQLFPTD, encoded by the exons ATGCTCTCCTCTGCGATTCTCTTGCTCTTTCTCCTTCCTTGCGCTTGCGGAGAAAACCCTGCGATTCAGCTGATCCTGACGAACAAGGGGCTCCAGTACG GGAAACATGCGGGTGCAGGATGGGTTCAGGACAAGCTGGGGTCCGTCACCCTCCCTGACCTCAGCGGCGACTTCAGCCTCCTAATCGGCAGCGTTCACTACACTCTGTCAGG CATCAGCATAGAAAAGTGTGACTTCCCCGAGCCGTCAGTTGAGTTCTTTCAGAACAGCACGGGCCTCAAGGCGTCGCTCTCCGGCCTCAGTGTGGCTCTGACCGGGGAGTGGACCTCATCGTATGGCATCAT ACACGATGAAGGAACCTTCAGCATGGCCGTCTTCAATGTGGATGTTCTGTCTGTGGTGGAGCTGGGGAGGGATGCAGACGGACGCCTGTCGCTCAGCAGCCTCCTCTGTGAAGCTCATGTTCAGGATGTGCAGATCCAGATCCGTGGCGGAGCCAG CTGGATCATCCAGTTGATTGTTGATCATAACCGGGGGCGAATCAGAGGAGACATCGAGAGCAGA aTCTGCCCTCAGATGGAGGAAGCGATTGTCGAACTGGAGCGCCATCTGCAGGCTGTGAATG TTTCCTTTGATGTGGGTGAAGCTCTGTCTCTGGATCTTCCTCTCAGCCTTCCGCCTGTCGTCAGTGCCTCCGCTCTGAGTTTGGGCCTGAag GGAGAGTTCTACAGCATCAAAACTCACAAGGAGCCTCCGTTTGAGGCTCAGCCGTTCACGCTGCCACCCCAGCCGGGCTACATGCTGTCCGTGGGCCTGTCGGAGTTCACCCTCAACTCTGCCTTCTATGGATTCTTCTCCTCCGGACTGCTTCAGCTCCTGGTGGACGACGGCATG AtacctccaggttctcctgtaCGTCTGAACACGACCTCACTGGGCCGTTACATTCCTCAG cttgcTCAGATGTTTCCAGACCTGCTGATGAATCTTCAGGTCTATGCCAGAGAAGCTCCCATGTTTTCCCTCCAGCCTGATGCGGGTAAACTCAGCGTGGAGGGCACGGTGAAGGCCTTCGCCATCTTTCCAAACGGCACCCAGATCCCCGTGTTCACACTCGACAGT GAGTCGTTGTTCAGCAGTAAAATGCGTGTCGCTGATGGCAGAGTGAAGGGCTCCGTGACCATGGATAA CCTCACCCTGAGCCTGGTAGCAAGTGAAGTGGGACCCTTCTCG ACTGACAGTCTGGAGAAAATGGTGAGGATGGGTGTGAAGATGGTGGTCCTGCCTAAAATAAACC AAATCTTGGCCAGCGGTATTCTTTTACCCAGGACGAAATATGGACAGCTGGTCAATTCAGTCCTGACGATGGAGGAG GGATTCATCGCCTTCTCTTCAGACGCTCAGCTGTTTCCAACAGACTGA
- the LOC115407974 gene encoding PRELI domain containing protein 3B-like — protein sequence MKIWASEHIFNHPWETVTKAAMQKYPNPMNPSVFGVDVLNRNVDTEGRLHSTRLLSTEWGLPAIANSIIGVTRTCTYVQEHSVVDPKQKTFELKSTNISFTNLVSVDEKLTYKPHPQDPEKTVLTQEALISVKGVSLSSYLEGLMAKTISANAGKGREAMEWVIRRLNTEIEELAATARGSIRVPMAAAVADK from the exons CCACCCATGGGAGACGGTGACCAAGGCAGCGATGCAGAAGTACCCCAACCCGATGAACCCCAGCGTGTTTGGTGTGGATGTCCTGAACAGAAACGTGGACACAGAAGGACGATTACACAGCACCAGACTGCTGAGCACGGAATGGGGGCTCCCCGCCATCGCCAACTCA ATCATCGGAGTGACAAGAACATGCACTTACGTTCAGGAACATTCAGTAGTGGACCCCAAACAGAAGACCTTTGAGCTAAAATCTACAAAC ATCTCCTTCACTAACCTGGTGTCTGTGGACGAAAAGCTGACGTACAAGCCGCATCCTCAGGACCCTGAAAA GACGGTGCTGACGCAGGAGGCTCTGATCAGTGTGAAAGGTGTCAGTCTGAGCAGCTACCTCGAGGGGCTCATGGCCAAGACCATATCTGCCAACGCTGGCAAG GGCCGGGAAGCCATGGAGTGGGTCATCAGACGGCTAAACACAGAAATCGAGGAGCTGGCGGCCACCGCCCGCGGCTCCATCCGTGTCCCCATGGCGGCGGCCGTGGCAGATAAATGA